The DNA segment GGGATCAGCCGCGGCGGCGTGACCGGATGAGCTCGAGGCGCTCCTTGAGCAGCTCTTCCAGCTCTTCGATCGACCGGCGCTCCAGCAGCATGTCCCAATGCGTGCGCGGCGGCTTGACCTTCTTCGGCTCGGGCAGGTCACCCTCGATCAGGGTGCCCTCCATCCCATTGCGGCACAGCCAGGTGCCGGGAATCTCGGCATCGTCGGCGAACGGAACCTCGAACTCCTCGCCGTTTTCGGTGCGGTACCGAGCGATCTGGCGCGGTGCCAGGTCGTGGTTGCGATCGGTCTCATAACTCACGGCTCCGAGGCGACTGCCCCTCAGGACGCGATCAGCCATATCCGCTACTCCTCTGGATCCGGTGAGCTGCTGGGCTCCTGTGCTGACTATCTCCGCTTGGCAAACGTCGCGATGTGCCGCCTAGTTCCCCGGCCGATGCGCGGCACGCCGCAACGCGACCCTCAATGATACCGGGATCGGGGGCCGTGGCGGACTAAAGTCGGCAGGCATGACGCGCCGCGCCCGGCCCCAGCCGTGCCGCTGGTGTGGCCGCGACGTGACCGACGTCGGCCTGGGCCGCCGCCGCCGGTACTGCCGCCAGTCTTGCCGGCAGCGGGCGTACGAGCAGCGGGCCATGATGACCCGCGGGGAGGGGATGGCCCTGCCCGCCGACGCGGTGGTGCTGTCCGCCGACGAGGCGGCCGACCTGTCGGATCGCGTGTACCAGGTGCGGTGCGCGGCTGAGGATGTCGCCATCGCGCTGGCCGAGGGAGCCGGGGCCGGCGAGCTGCGTGAGCTGTGCGACGAGCTGGTCCGGGCCGCCAGGGCCGCCGACGGGTGGCGTCGAGTGGGCGTCTGACCGCGTCGCCTGCGCGCTGGGCACCCAACGGGCCGATGGCGGCCGGCTTTGTGGAAGACGGTAAAGTCGCGGCAATGGACGGCGGGATCTTGCGCGGGCGCACCGATGGCCAGCCGTCCGTTGGGTAGCTGGAAGTTTCGGACGTTTTGAAATCCTGCCGGAGTTGGCGATACTCACCAGCGACATCCTTAGGTCGAAGCGCAGCACACTGGTCGAAACGAACGACGAGGTCGCTTCGTACAGCAAACTGCCGGGGCACGGCGCAAGCCGCGTGCGGGGTTGGATACGGCCACTGTCGGGCGAGGGTTAGGCGAGGTCAGTAATGGGTGATCAACTCCAGCATGCGACCGAAGCGTTGCGCAAAGCACTGGGCCAGGTTGAACGCCTGAAGCGCACCAACCGCGCGCTGTTGCAGCGATCCAGCGAGCCGATCGCGATCGTCGGAATGTCGTGCCGCTTCCCCGGCGGCATCGATTCGCCCGAGGGCCTGTGGCACATGCTGGCCGAGGGTCGCGACGTGATCTCCGAGTTTCCCACCGACCGCGGCTGGGACCTGGCCGGGCTGTTCGACCCGGACCCCGACGCGCGCCACAAGACCTACGCGCGCACCGGGGGCTTCGTGGACGGGGTGGCGGATTTTGACGCCGCCTTCTTCGGGATTGCGCCCAGCGAGGCGCTGGCGATGGATCCCCAACATCGGATGTTGCTGGAGTTGTCGTGGGAGGCGTTGGAGCGGGCCGGGATTGACCCCGGGGGGTTGCGGGGCAGCGCGACCGGCGTGTTCGCCGGACTCATCGTCGGTGGCTACGGCATGTTGGCCGAGGAGATCGAGGGCTACCGGCTGACCGGCATGACCTCCAGCGTGGCCTCGGGCCGGGTGGCCTATGTGCTGGGGTTGGAGGGCCCGGCGGTGTCGGTGGATACGGCGTGTTCGTCGTCGTTGGTGGCGTTGCACCTGGCGGTGGGATCGCTGCGGTCGGGCGAGTGCGACCTGGCCCTGGCCGGCGGCGTCACCGTCAACGCCACACCGACCGTCTTCGTGGAGTTCAGCCGGCACCGCGGATTGGCCCCCGACGGCCGGTGCAAGCCCTACGCGCAGGCCGCCGACGGGGTCGGCTGGTCCGAGGGCGGGGCCATGGTGGTGCTGCAGCGGCTCTCGGATGCGCGGCGGTTGGGGCATCCGGTGTTGGCGGTGGTGGCCGGTTCGGCGGTCAATCAGGATGGTGCCTCCAATGGGTTGACCGCGCCCAACGGTCCCTCCCAGCAGCGGGTGGTGCGGGCGGCGTTGGCCAATGCGGGGTTGAGCGCGGGCGAGGTGGACGTGGTGGAAGGGCATGGCACCGGGACCACGTTGGGGGATCCGATCGAGGCGCAGGCGTTGTTGGCCACCTACGGGCAAGGGCGCAGCGAGCCGCTGTGGTTGGGGTCGATCAAGTCGAACATGGGTCACACCCAGGCGGCGGCGGGGGTGGCCGGGGTGATCAAGATGGTGTTGGCGCTGCGCCATGAGCTGTTGCCGGCGACGTTGCATGTGGATGCGCCGTCGGCGCATGTGGATTGGTCGGCGGGGTCGGTGGCGTTGTTGACCCAGCCGCGGCCGTGGCCGGCGGCGGGTCGGGTGCGCCGGGCGGGGGTGTCGTCGTTTGGGATCAGCGGCACCAATGCGCATGTGATTCTCGAGGAGGCGCCGGGGGTGCCGGCGCGGGAGGCTGGGCCTAGGCCGCCGGTGGTGGCGTGGGTGGTCTCGGCGAAGTCGCCGGCGGCGGTGGGTGCGCAGGCGGCGCGGTTGGCGGCGCATGTGCGGGCCCATGACAGCCTCGATGTTGCCGATGTGGGTTGGTCGTTGGCGGGGCGTTCGGTCTTTGCGCATCGGGCCGTGGTGGTGGGTGCGGATCGGGACCGGTTGCTGGCGGGCCTGGATGAGCTGGCCGCCGGTGCCGAGGGGGCCACGGTGGTGCGCGGTATCGCCCAGCCCGCGGGCAAGACCGTCTTCGTCTTCCCCGGCCAAGGCTCCCAATGGGTCGGCATGGGTGTCGAATTGCTTGATACCGCACCGGTATTCGCGCAGCAGATGCAGGCATGCGCTCAGGCCTTCGCGGAGTTTGTCGACTGGTCGCTGACCGACGTGTTGCGTGGCGCTGCGGGCGCGCCGGGACTGGATCGCGTGGACGTGGTACAGCCGGTGCTGTTCGCGGTCATGGTGTCGCTGGCCGAACTGTGGAAATCGGTCGGGGTCCGTCCTGATGCCGTCATCGGCCATTCCCAGGGCGAAATCGCCGCTGCCTACGTTGCCGGTGCGCTGTCGTTGCGGGATGCCGCCAAGGTGGTGACGCTGCGCAGCGCGCTGCTCACCGGACTGGCCGGCCCGGGCGGCATGGTGTCCATCGCGTGCGGCGCCGAGCGGGCGCGGGAGTTGTTGGCGCCGTTCGGTGATCGGTTGAGCATCGCCGTCGTCAACGGCCCGTCGGCGGTCGTGGTGTCGGGTGACGTGGGTGCGCTGGCGGAACTGATTCGGCTGTGCGCCGACAACGAGCTGCGCACCCGCCTGATCGAGGTGGACTATGCCTCGCATTCGGTCGAGGTCGAGACGATCCGCGCGCAGCTCATCGCCGCGTTGTCCGGCATCGAGCCACGCTCCGCGCGCACCGTCTTTTTCTCCACGGTGACCGGAACCCGGTTGGACACAGCGGGTTTAGATGCCGACTACTGGTATCGCAACATCCGCCAGACCGTGCGATTCGACCAGGCGGTGCGCGACGCCTGCGAGCACGGCTACCGCACGTTCGTCGAATCCAGCCCGCATCCGGCGCTGATCGCCAGCATCGAAGAAACAGTCACCGACTGCGCTGGCGGTAACGCCCAGGCCATCGTCGTCCCCACGCTGGGCCGTGCGGACGGCGGGCTGCAGCGATTCCTGCTCTCGGCGGCGTCCGCCTTCGTTGCGGGCGTGGCGGTGGATTGGCGCGGCATGCTGGGCGGGGCGGGCTTTGTCGAGCTGCCGACGTATGCCTTTGAGAAGCATCGGTTTTGGCTCTCCGCCGAGGGCACCGGTGCCGACGCTTCCGGCTTGGGGCTGGGTGTCAGCGAACACGCGTTGCTGGGCGCGGTGGTCGACCTGCCCGCCTCGGGCGGGGTGGTGTTGACCGGGCGGTTGTCACCCGGCGCGCAGGGCTGGTTGGCCGATCACGCGGTGTCCGGCATGGTGGTGTTCCCTGGGGCGGGCTTTGTGGAATTGGCGGTGCGGGCCGGCGACGAAGTCGGCTGCCCGGTGGTCGACGAGCTCACCCTGCGGACCCCGTTGACCCTGCCGGCGTCGGGATCGGTTGCGGTGCAGGTGGTGGTCGGCGCCGCGGCCGAGTCGGGCCGGCGCGGTGTGTCGGTCTACTCGCGCACCGCCGCGGCCGCGGTGTGGGTGTGCCACGCCGAGGGGACATTACGCGCCGGGAACGTCGAGCCCGGCGCGGACTTGTCGGTGTGGCCGCCGGAGGGGGCCGTCGCCCTCGACGTCGCGGGCGGCTACGAGCGGTTGGCGGCGCGCGGGTACGGGTATGGTCCGGCGTTTCGAGGCTTGACCGCGATGTGGGCACGCGGCGAGGAGCTGTTCGCCGAGGTGAGGCTTCCGGAGGCGGCCGGCGGGGTCGCCGGGTTCGGGGTGCATCCGGCGCTGCTGGACGCCGCGCTGCACGCGGCCGCACTGGCCGGCCAAGCCGGCCACGATGCCGACCTGGTCCTGCCGTTCTGTTGGCAAGGCGTGTCGTTGCACGCCGCCGGTGCGTCGGCGGTGCGGGCCCGGATCGCGCCGACGGGTCCGTCGGCGGTGTCGATCGAGCTCGCCGACGGGCTGGGGCTGCCGGTGCTGTCGGTGGCTACGATGATCGTCCGCCCGGTGAACGAGCGGCAACTGCGCACCGCGCTGTCCGGTGCGGGCCCCGACCGGCTGTTCGAGGTGGTCTGGTTACCCGCGGCCGCCAGTGCCGCCGCTACATCGTCTTACGAAGTCTTCGAATCCGTTGCCGCCGGGGAAGATCCGGTGTCCGCAACATACCAACGCACGCATCGGGCACTGGCCGCGGTGCAGTCCTGGCTGGCCGAGCGTGACTCGGGAGTGCTGGTGGTGGCGACCCGGGGCGCGATGGCGCTGCCGGGCGAGGACGTCACCGACCTGGCGGGTGCGGCGGTATGGGGGCTGGCGCGGTCGGCGCAGACCGAACACCCCGGCCGGATCGTGCTGGTCGATTCCGATGCGCCGCTGGACGATACGACGGTGGCGGTGGCATTGGCCGTGGGCGAGCCGCAGGTGGTGCTGCGGGGTGGGCAGGCCTACACCCCGCGGGTGCACCGCAGCCGGGCGGTCGACGGCCTGCTGGCGCCGCCGGGTGACGGGCCGTGGCGGTTGGGCCTGAGCAGCGCGGGAACCTTCGAGAACCTGCGCCTCGAGCCGGTTCCCAACGCCGGCGCACCGTTGACGCCGGGCCAGGTTCGGGTGGCGCTGCGCGCCATCGCCGCGAACTTCCGCGACATCATGATCACCCTGGGCATGTTCACCCATGACGCGCTGCTCGGCGGCGAAGGCGCCGGTGTGGTCGTCGAGGTTGGCCCGGGAGTCACCGAGTTCGCGGTGGGCGACTCGGTCTATGGATTCTTCCCCGACGGCAGCGGCACGCTGGTGGCCGGCGACGTTCGGCTGTTGCTTCCGATGCCCGCCGACTGGTCATACGCCGAAGCCGCCGCCGTATCAGCGGTTTTCACCACCGCGTATTTGGCGTTCGTGCACCTGGCTGACGTCAAGCCGGGCCAGCGGGTGTTGGTGCACGCCGCCACCGGCGGGGTGGGCATGGCGGCCACCCAGCTGGCCCGGCACCTGGGTCTGGAAGTGTTCGCCACCGCGAGCAAGGGCAAGTGGGACACGTTGCGGGCCATGGGCTTTGACGACGACCGTATCTCCGACTCACGCAGCCTGGAGTTCGAGGACAAGTTCCGGGCGGTCACCGGTGGGTGCGGCATGGATGTGGTGTTGGACTCGCTGGCCGGTGAATTCGTGGACGCCTCACTGCGCCTGGTCGCCCCGGGCGGGGTGTTCTTGGAGATGGGCAAGACCGACATCCGCGACCCCGACGTCATCGCACAGCAATACCCGGGGGTGCGCTACCGGGCCTTCGATCTCTTCGAACCCGGCCGTGCCCGCATGCACGAGTACCTGCTCGAACTCGCCAAGCTCTTTGACGCCGGCGTGCTGCGGCCGTTGCCGGTGACGACGTTCGATATCCGGCGGGCACCCGCGGCGTTGCGGTATCTCGGTCAGGCGCGCCATGTCGGCAAGGTGGTGATGACGATGCCGGACGCCTGGGCGGCCGGCACCGTGCTGATCACCGGCGGCACCGGCATGGCGGGCGCCGCGCTGGCCCGCCATGTGGTGGCCCGGCACGGGGCGCGGCAGCTGGTGTTGCTCAGCCGGCGTGGCCCGGACGCGCCGGGGGCCGCCGAGTTGCTCGCCGAGCTGGGCGCCGCGGGTGCGCGGGTGCGGGTGGTGGCCTGTGATGTGGCCGATCGGGCGGCGTTGGCCGAGGTGATCGCCGATATTCCCGCGCAGCACCCGCTGTCGGCGGTCGTTCACGCGGCCGGAGTGCTCGACGACGCGGTGATTTCGTCGCTGACGCCGCAGCGGGTCGACGCGGTGCTGCGGGCCAAGGTCGACGCGGCCTGGAACCTGCACGAGCTGACCCGGGACGTGAATCTGTCGGCGTTCGTGATGTTTTCGTCGATGGCCGGGCTGCTGGGGTCCTCGGGGCAGGGCAATTATGCGGCGGCCAACGGCTTCCTGGACGGGTTGGCCACGCATCGGCGCGCCCAGGGCTTGCCGGCCATGTCGCTGGGCTGGGGCCTGTGGGATCAGGCCAGCGAGATGACCGGGGGGTTGGACGTCGCCGACCGGGCCCGGTTGGCCCGCGACGGGATCCTGGCGTTGTCAACCGACGAGGCGCTGGAACTGTTCGACACCGCCCTGATCGTCGACCAACCATTTTTGGCGCCCGCCCGCATCGACCTGACCGCACTGCGAGCCCACGCGATGGCGGTGCCGCCGATGTTCACCGATCTGATCACTGCGCG comes from the Mycobacterium shinjukuense genome and includes:
- the rbpA gene encoding RNA polymerase-binding protein RbpA is translated as MADRVLRGSRLGAVSYETDRNHDLAPRQIARYRTENGEEFEVPFADDAEIPGTWLCRNGMEGTLIEGDLPEPKKVKPPRTHWDMLLERRSIEELEELLKERLELIRSRRRG